A region of the Centropristis striata isolate RG_2023a ecotype Rhode Island chromosome 20, C.striata_1.0, whole genome shotgun sequence genome:
TACAGTGTTCCCCCATAGTTAGTTATCTGATAGTCATGTTTCTGTTTGCTGATTACACATCTGTTTACTTTGAGACCAGTTTTGGGATGTTGTTGGATGTAATATCTCTTaacattttcttgttttgacaaattataaTGCTTTTTGAACACTGCATCTGTGTTATTTTAGAGGAAATTTACTTCACTGAAGTATGTGGTCGCCCACTACTGCTGAGTGAATAAAGGGGAAACACagattaaataaaagcagaacatGCCCTGGAGGAAGTGAGGAGGAGTCCAGAGTTAAACTCTCAAAAGTTTAGAGTTATTAGAGGAAGCCACACAGGGGATGGCTGATACTGTAGTCTACTTCCAGCCCCAGAAGTGAGGGGCTCTGCGAGGGGACGTACCGTCCTGAGAGCTGCTAAGGCCACGGCTGCTCCAGTCCAGCTGCCTGGAAGGGAGAGCCTCCTAAGAAAAAGAAGTAAACAACATTTACAAAGATACAACAGCATGTATATGAATAGAAGTATTCTCTATTTATATGCAGAATTGTGCTGGATAGAAGAGCAGCAGGACTTTTTCGGGACGGGAGAAAAAACATCTTGAAACTGCTCGATTTCTGAGGGTTAATCTAATacataataaatcaaatcaaataacaaATCCTAATGCACCTGCACTGAATCTGCTGAGAAGTCCAGTGTGTCCCGGGGTCCTGGAGGTGCTTGTGCTGTGACCGCTGTGTGTCCTGGAGAACAGACAGCTGGCACAGAGTCTTTGGTGGGCTCTAGCATTCCCTGatgagaaaaaattaaaaaaaggtagaGCATGGTCCGTCAAAGGTAACAAACACTAACATTGCTTATTACAATCCTACTTTCAATAAATTCAGTTAACATTTCCTCCAGTTGACTCACCAGGCTGGATGCAAAAGCAGGCACGGCCACTGGCTGCTTCTTCATGCCAATAAACACCTTTCAAAAGGtaaagacacagaaaatgaaaacagtaCAAGTTACTGGCGAAGAGGCTGTTTGGATAACAGTGTTTTTGATCTTTTGCCAAACTCACAATGTTCTTTGTCTCCACATCGAGGCACCTGAGCAGAGTCCTGTTTGTGTGGGAACCTCCCCACTGAAACTGCAGGCCGACTGCATCATGAAGGTCCTGATGTGGCAACCACAGCCCCGGCCGAGTCCTGAGAGATGGTGAAAAATACgacaaagcagcattttaatgtagtcagacatataatataatattaatttaaaaaagagataGCGGAAGCTGCTGCTCCTGAAAATGCCACAGACTGTCAACATATCCACTATCAAGGAGTCATCCTCACCACTGAGATCTGGGACAGAGTTCAGgtaactcctcctcctcactttcAGGGAGATGTCGGGTGTAAAGCATAGCATTGAGGCTGAGCacatcctcctcatcttccaCAGCTTGGGCCGCTACCTCCGGAAAACTGGCCAGGAGAAGCTGCTGGACACGGCAGGACAGTGATACctagacagaaaaaaaggagatgttTAGTCGAATATGTGATGGATAATGATGTGTGGGATGAGATCCTGCTGAAGCCTTCCAGAATTCAATCTGTAATAgttatatagtaataatataatatcctACATAATATACCTTATATTTAAAGTCAGTATAAAGTACAAATTTCACCAAAATTctccaaatgtaaaattcaTGTAGCTAGGCCACAATGCAACAAAAGTCAATGATTTTATGAAatcatcagtaaaaaaaaaaaggtcaagagGTGTAAGCAATCCTCTTCTATGTCTTTGAAATTTCCCTGACACTCTCAAACAATACGAGGAAGTGGTTCAATCAGTTGTAATGCTGTGTAGGAAAGCCATAAATGTGAAGTGCCTTGGGGAtgtagtttatatatttatgtggaAATCTCCTATCTCAGAGGCTGTGACTCACTTTACTGATGGAAAGACTCATGTCTTTCTGCAGAAATGGTAGGAACTGTTGGACTCTCTAAGAGTTAAATATAATCTGGACTTTTAATGGGCCAGTTTTGTAACAATATAATTCATATATTTGCTTCTTGagaaaatttgaaataaaataaaaaagcaaaaaagaatGTATAAAGATTTAATGAACTTTTGATTGACTCTTACTGTCCTCGTTTCAATGCCTGGGAATCTTTGAGAAAGGCTGGCATGTGACAAACAAGCAAACCAAATAATGACAGGAAAAGGAATACATAATCCAAGACAAGCCTTCGTAAAAAAAGACCCATTGCAAACAACTCCAGGACAAAAAAGAATTAAGTGTTCTTTATGGCAGCTAACTTCTCAGGTGCAAGAACAACAAAGCAAGTTTTTATGGAAATGTCTCCCACCTGACAGCTGTTCCTCCTGGAAACCCCGTACTGCCCTGCTCTGTCCGGCTCCTCTTCAGTGTCCCCATCAGTCTTCAAGCTGCTGACTGGCTCTCTGAACTGCTTCCAAGTTTTTCCCTCTTCCTGAGCCCTCTGGTCCTTGAACTCCGCCCACGgcacctctccatcctcctgTGTAGGCGCTGAGCAGAAATCAGCAAAGCTGTCACTCGGGGGGAGATTTCCTAAATTCTGCACCGCTGCATCAGCTGTTTGGACGTGTCCTCCTTGGTCCCTGTGGTGCTCAAAACTACAGTCTGTGAAGTCTGCAAATTTGTCTTCTGTATGTGTTCCAGATGGTGATTGATTGGAGGTAGCAGAGGTTTCCTGAGTCGCAGATTGGTCGCAATAATGAAAACTCTTCTCTGCCTTAGACTTTCTGAGATTTGCCATGCTGTTCTGGACAAAACAGTCAGAACGCCTGTAGTTTCCCAGTCCTTCTttgtcgtcatcatcatcatcatcatcatcatcagttgGGTCCCAGTCAGTTTGATCCCCTTGTGAAACAAGAGATGAAACATTTGGTTCCAAGTCTAGAGATTGACCCTCAAATGACAAATCATCACAGAAGGATGCCATGTCCTCTGAAGTGGACTCGTACACACTGAATGTTTGGGGGACAGCAGAAAGGCTTTTTTCTTGATCTTCTCTGTCTTCGTCTGACTCTCCATCCTCCTGCACTTCTGTTGTTTGTAAAGAATTAAAACTAGGCCTCCTCCCCCTCTGACTGCCCTCAGGATTCTCCTCCCTAAAATGAAGCTCTTGAGATGGAAAATCCAAAGCTGCGGCAGCTTCCTGAGGCTGGTGGTGGTCCTGAGATGATTGCACGAGTGCTGCATCTCTTTTCTCACAGTGCTTGACCTTGGtgcaaacattttcttttgctttgCATGCATAAGATCTGGGCTCAGATTCCATAACAACCTCCTGTCCTGGATCACAAATGTGTTGACCCAAGCTGTTGGTAAAGTTCACCCCTTCCCTTCTGCTATCCCATTGCTCTTTGCTGTCTATGGGAGAGAAGCCGCAGCACCAGGGATGTGCTGCCTGCTCTGTAAACACAGTGAAATCAGCAAACCCTTTTTCTTCCCTGGGAGAGCATGCAACCATTGCAGACGCTTTTTGGGTCCCAGATTTGTGGTCTCTTTCAGAGTACCCATTAGTGAGGTGAACATGTGATTGAGCATTACAATCCTGCCCTTCCACTTGTATCTGGCTCCCGCTGGACCCCGAGTCCAGAGTGGATGAGGGTTGTTCAACTGGGTGATTAAAGCTACAGTTGGGTTGATGAGTGGCTGGCTTTGTGGTGGTAGAAGGCTGTCTGAGGCTGGATAGTGAATCAGTAAAGCCAGGAGGTGAGCAGGACACCCCTGTGGAGAATCCCCCAAAATCCCCAAATTCGTCCTCCTCTGATCCTGCCTCCCCGTCACCATCATCATCCAgtggagggggggaggaggagtgcAAGGGCATGATGTCTGGCTCCATGGGTTCTCCTAGCAGGACCTGAAGGCCTCATGCACCTGGGAGAAGAAATTGAAAGCATCATAAACAACATCTTCTGGGAAATCAGAgaattgttgcactgtgttgaTTAGCTTAAATTACTATTTCAATTGTTATACCTTGTGGATATGCATGTTAAATATTATGATTTGTTTTAGGGATAGAAATCTTGGTATGATGATGATTCTTTATCGATTCTAATAATTTTTGTATGGATTGACAAAACAAACTGATAAGCTAATAGTGCTACTACTGAATTGGATAATTTGCAACCGGTTTTTAACTGAAACCACTTTTAGATACTACTAATATTTGTTTTACAttgttacatttacattgtTTTGCTGGCTCTATTGCATTTTACATGCAAACCACTCTGAAGTTGGTTTAAATGGTGGCTACATGTATCATCACAATGTATCATAATACAAACTGTTAAACCCCCATGCATCATAAGCACAACTGCAATGTGCAGGTGTCAGTTGCATGCCTGATGCGGGCTGAATTCCCTCTctccagaaaaaaatgcacaaggTTAATTACTAGTGTATAATTTCCTGATTTACAGGAGTTTCATCTGTTGTTTTGGTTCAGCAGACTGTGTTAAAATAGAGGAACCTGCTCACGTGATTGTTCTGCAAAAATCTGaacattattattgtattgcACACACTCAAAGGTTAGCATATTTtcacattgttaaaataatcgcctacgtaattttttgtcaaaattgtttttttttcgcctaaatcatctcctcatgacgccggtcatctatggtaaaatcacctacatcctcagttgatcagataatttgattttacccctttaagataatggccgatgtcaagtgtgtgacttaagctgatttattatgcctaaatcaaaataaaatgtttttgaattttttgaacatgcctttgtgacttaagcaagatatggtaaaaCTTTACTCCAAGGtctctacataagagtgacatgagcgtgtcatgaacaataatgacaaaataaatgtcatatgttacactttcggttaagtttttttgtgttcctgcaaaacttgaaaaaatgagttaggcgattattttaacacggTGACGATATTCTCTTTTTTTGAGTCTCTTAAAATTGTGGCAATATTTACATCTATTTGACATATAACTAGCCCTCTGACTTCCCTCCTGGTGCTGATCCTGGAGTGGAAAAATGTGGCCAGCACTGGCCGCAGTCAGTAAACTGATACAGGTAACATTATCCGCAGCTTTGTGCAACTCGGATGAA
Encoded here:
- the LOC131993562 gene encoding aftiphilin-like produces the protein MEPDIMPLHSSSPPPLDDDGDGEAGSEEDEFGDFGGFSTGVSCSPPGFTDSLSSLRQPSTTTKPATHQPNCSFNHPVEQPSSTLDSGSSGSQIQVEGQDCNAQSHVHLTNGYSERDHKSGTQKASAMVACSPREEKGFADFTVFTEQAAHPWCCGFSPIDSKEQWDSRREGVNFTNSLGQHICDPGQEVVMESEPRSYACKAKENVCTKVKHCEKRDAALVQSSQDHHQPQEAAAALDFPSQELHFREENPEGSQRGRRPSFNSLQTTEVQEDGESDEDREDQEKSLSAVPQTFSVYESTSEDMASFCDDLSFEGQSLDLEPNVSSLVSQGDQTDWDPTDDDDDDDDDDKEGLGNYRRSDCFVQNSMANLRKSKAEKSFHYCDQSATQETSATSNQSPSGTHTEDKFADFTDCSFEHHRDQGGHVQTADAAVQNLGNLPPSDSFADFCSAPTQEDGEVPWAEFKDQRAQEEGKTWKQFREPVSSLKTDGDTEEEPDRAGQYGVSRRNSCQVSLSCRVQQLLLASFPEVAAQAVEDEEDVLSLNAMLYTRHLPESEEEELPELCPRSQWTRPGLWLPHQDLHDAVGLQFQWGGSHTNRTLLRCLDVETKNIVFIGMKKQPVAVPAFASSLGMLEPTKDSVPAVCSPGHTAVTAQAPPGPRDTLDFSADSVQEALPSRQLDWSSRGLSSSQDDCSALNLDYFGAEKENRSCNGSNSSRSISPPPGVDRELYELTISKLETSAYNSSHMEDTLNRLMSTAEKTSTSVRKPQQDDELSTEAATLISGLPNLSFMQAKVLMFPSILLPEECCSPKIQTHLH